The Porites lutea chromosome 7, jaPorLute2.1, whole genome shotgun sequence genome includes the window AGGTTAAAGCTGGTAGCTGAGAAAGGAAATCATCGACGCATGGAGGTACAGCAGGGTTCCAAGATGGATGTATCCGACAAAAAGGAGCAGCGCAAGGAAACCGAGTTGGACGAAAGTTGGCTGAAAATTACTACGAAAGTGACTCCAAAAACAGGCCTGGATTGCAAAGGAGTTGCACTCTGTTGCTGTTTGACGTGCTGAGTTTGACATGGAAAGGGTTCACTTGAATGTTGTTGGAGGAGATGGAGAGAATGGAttgccagaaaaaaatggcCTGCATGGAGGATTCAAAATGGGCCGCAGGGATTGCCGTGAGAGCCGTTGCCTAGGGGTGACGTCACACATCAAGGGGTTCTTGACCAAACGGAGCGTGAGTTGCGCTCATCGACGGGTTTCATCTTCGTCCCGTGGGGCACATTCTGGAATGGCTAGCAAAGAATGGTTACGCTATTCACAGTACTTGACTAGACAGATATTCTAATTGGTTTCTAAAAAAAGGAGTGTTCTAATAACGTATTGTGCAAGAGTATTGTTCCCAAAATGTAGTGGCATGCAAGAGTATTGTTGTATAGAAACAAAAGAGTCTTTATGCAATAGAATAAATACGTATTGCCTACGTGACGTTTAGGTTTGACTTGTCCGCTCGAATAGATTCTTCATGGCGTCTTGAGCTTGGCTGGGGAAGGCTTTGGATCCTATGATAGCGCTTCTGGGGGCCAGAATGGGAAATCGAGACGTCATGCGCGTCAATCTTGTCGAAGAAGGGGTCCATTCGTACCAGTGATGAAAATTCACATCGTagacaaaaacatgtttttgtaaATCCACGGCTATTTGAACGGCCCAGCCTGTCCCGCCTTGCACTTGTTTTTGACTGGCACTCAAATACCCAAACGCAAAGATCGAGTCCGCCTCGTTCACCACAAAGTAGTAGCGCAGTAAAAGTTCGCAGGCGATAGGACTTTTAGGCACGGGGCGACCTAACGCATAAGccgcgtggccgagtggttcgCACGCGTTTTCCAAGTCTTCTCGGGGCAAGGGGGTGATGTGGGTGCTTCTCGGGTGATTCGGGCCAATCTTAATGGTGACAGGAATGCCATAGTCTAAGGCTAGCGTTTCGGCCGCTTGCTCGGCGCCTTGACTGCCTCCTGTCACAATCCGATAATCGTGGAGGCGGGGAATGTCCATCATCGCTTCGTCTGGATCCATTCCGTGAGGTGACTGAGGCCGATTGCAAGAGAAAGAGGTCTTacgtagaaaaaagaaagacccaATCAGAAGGTGAGAGGTCCCAATAGGGTGGAGTCAGGTGACCTGTGTCGTCACTCGGGGGGGCTCTATAAGAAGAGAGAGGCTTTTCGCTGGGACTCATTAGGCGATGATGGGAGAAGACGGCGCCGGCCCGGTGGTCGCTAAGAAAGAGGGGCACATGCCTCTGTACCCCTATGAATACAAACGCAAGAAAGGCGGGAAAAAAAAGCCAGACCCTCCTAGCAAAAAAGTCAAAGACGACGGAACCACGGTCTCTTCGTGTGTGGAACAAGTGCCGCCTTTTTGTTGTCCTGTGCATCCTTTGTTGACGTTGCGCCAAACGAGCGGAGAGTGGATTTACCTGTATTGTCCCGAAGAAAGTTGTGCGTTTTCCTGTCCTCTCGAGAAGTTTCAACTCATCGAACGGTTGTTTCTAGAACAAGTCCACCGTGAGGTCCGAACCTATTGGGAAAGTATGCGCTGTTTCTGCCAGAAACGAGTCCGACTCCGATTGAGTCAAACCACCAAGAATCCCCATCGCCTGTTCTTAAGCTGCCGCAAGAAAGACTGTGAGTTTTTCCAATGGATTAATGTCCCCTTATCCCTAAAGATCACGAGCCATTTACTAGGAATTATGCCTGGGAAGCAAGAACCCGACGAAGAAACCCTGGCTGCCTGGCCCACGACGTTGACGCCCGATCATCTGGGGATGGATCCCGCCTTCCAGCATTTAACCGGAGTGGGAttgttttagaagaaaaatcaataaaacGGCGACGCACTTTGCGCCTGAATCAGACGGGGGCGGGCTTTTGGCGAGAATTCTATCAAGAGGGGGGCGCTTCCTCGGTCTGCAAGGTATGAGTGACCCCGAGAATCCCACAACCATCAAGCGCCTGGTGCAAGAGATTGTGCAGTTGACTCGAAAAATAGTGGACTTGACGGCTGAAAGAGAGACTCTTGAGCAAGAACGCAATCAGTATCAGCGAGAACGTCATCACTATCAGCACCGCTTCCTAGAGGAGCGACAGAAGCGGCTTCACGTAGAACGCCAACTGTTCGAAAAGCAAGACCCCAACTACCTTGAAGGAGCCATGGATGGTTCCCCGGCAAGCCATGCACAAGCAACAATGGACCGAGCATCCCAAACGGACGCAAGTGGTTAAATAGGAGGAGGACCGAGAAACGCGAGAGCAAGCAGCCCCCTATTTTATCAGGCCTGGAGAGAGAAAGAAACCAGGGGCGAGTCGCCTGAGGGAGCAGCCAGGGAGTATTTTaacgcaataaaagaaaaacgcaCTTACACGGGTGTCGTGTTGTTGTTCTTGCAGCGCGGGTGCCATGAGTAAGAACAAGAAGAAGCGCGGAGTGAGTTGGGCGGAGGCCTATGAAACGCCCTCGCGCCAGGGGAGTTTGGGAGGAGTAGAGCGCTTTGCGCGAGCGCAGAGCGTGTCGATTGGCCGTGCCCGGCAAGCGTTGCAACCTTTGTTGAGTTACACGTTGCATAAACCTCGACGTCGCCGATTCCCCACCCTACCCGTGGTGGTGCTTGGCATGGACGAACAATGGGTGGCCGACCTGGTGGAAATGCAAGCCCTGAAAAAGTGGAATCGCGGGGTGCGGTACCTGTTGACGGTGGTGGACGTGTTGTCGAAATACGCTTGGGTGGAACCTCTGAAGGACAAGACCGGCAAAGCAGTGGCGGCGGCGTTCGAGCGCATCCTGAAGCGGGCTAAGGGACGACAGCCTCTGCGATTGCAGACGGACGCCGGGAAAGAGTTCTACAACCGCGTGTTTCAGAGTGTGATGACGCGACACAACATTCATCATTTCTCGACCCGCGGGGATACCAAGGCGTCGGTGGTGGAACGATTCAATCGTACCTTGAAAGAACGCATGTACCGTTACTTTACCGCCCGCAACACCTACCGGTACGTGGATGCCTTACCTTATTTGGTGCAAGGGTACAACGCCACCAAACATCGAAGCATTGGCATGGCCCCTCGCGACGTGACGCGGGCCGAGGAGCGCCAGGTGTGGCAACGTCTGTACGGCAAACGCTTGGCCCGTCACGTGCGTCCGCAATGGAAACCGGGCGATCGCGTCCGATTACAGAAACAGCACCGGCCGTTCGAGAAAGGGTATCTGCCCGGCTGGACCGAAGAGGTGTTCATCATCGACCGAGCCGTGCCGGGGCCCGTGGCCACCTATAAAATCAAGGAGTGGGACGGAGAGCCCATTGAAGGCACCTTCTATGAACAAGACGTGCAGAAAGTCGACGTGCCGGACGACGCGCTGTTTCGCGTGGAGAAAGTATTGCAGCGTCGACGCCAAGAGGTCAAGGTGCGTTGGAAAGGCTGGCCCAAAAAGTACGACAGTTGGATTCCCAAGCGTAGTTTGGCCTCGTTATGAGTCGTCGATTGGCCTTGATGCCCGCCCCGTTGGCGGGGCCGTTGGCGGCGCCGTTGGGCCGTATGCAGAGTGCCCCGCTACCCAGCCAAAAGACCTGGATGGATATGATGGGACGATTGGAGGCCAAGTACGGGCCCAAGAAGGGGAAGAAGGTCAAGAAGGTccggaagaagaagaagcgcCCTGCCAAGAAGAAGCGTCCCTCCAAGAAGGCCCAGCGCGCGTTCCGGGCCAAGTTGCGAGGCATGGTCAAGCGCGGCAAGAGCGTCACGTTGGACACGACGCTACGTCGGTTGGTGCAAGCGTTCCCCCAGGCCGATCACGCGTTGAAGGTCTGGCCCAAACGGTCCAGTTTGCATAGTACCGTGGGTCGGGTGCCAGGGTCCAAGCGTAAATTGAATACGTTCCTATAAAAACGGGTCAGTCTCGACCCGAGAGGAAAGAGAGCGATGGAACCGTCGAGTCGTTCGTTGTACGTCACGTTGCTGAGTAACACCAGCAAACCGGAATTTCCCCACAATACGCCGGCTTCGTTCAAGGTGCGTCTGCCGTACCCGTTGCGCGTCAAGAATTGGCAAGTGGGCGTGGCCGGCGTCTACTTACCCGGGCCACCGAATGTGGTCTCGCATGCGGTGACGTCGCATCCCGTGACGTCGCATCCGACCGCCCCTCTGACGGAACATCGACAATCGAATTTGTACAAGGGATCGCCCAGCCAACGATTGGTGCGCATGTATTCCCGAGCCATGAAGGGTGACGATGTGACCAGGGTACAAGAGATCACCTCGACCATGGAGGATGCCGACATGCCCGAAGCCACCACGGGGGTGACGTTTATGAAAAAAGTGGTCCGTTGGTTGGAACAAGATAGGTTGAAGAAACTCTTTACCGGGTATATCTTTGGTACCACCAAGGTGGATTATACGCCTCGGTTCGAATGGAAGGACGAGGCGGGGGTGCCTACGTTGTGGATCCTGAATGATAAAATCAACATTGCCTTCAACAAACCGCGCCCTTACTTGGGGTTCAATCTGGTGTTGGCTGAAACGATGGGATGgattaagaaaaaggaagaccAATCGTACGAGCTGGGTCCCAATTTGTTGATGTACCCGCATCTGAAGCGACCCAAGGCCGCCAAGATCGGGGCCGACGGGGATAAGAACCAACTGTTCACGTTTACGGATTACGTGCACGTGAACCGAAACATGGCGTATATGTCCATGGTGATGGATTGGCAGTTTGTGAATTTGGACGAGTCTTATGCCCAGGCCACCACGCACGTGTACGTCCCTCCCAAAGTCCTGTGGAATCGTTTTCGATGGATCATGGACGACGAGAGCGTGTGGATCAAGGATGGGGGGATTAGTTCCTTGGGGTTTGTCAATCTGGAAGGCTCCCCGCATTATTGGAAGAAGAAGACCGTGGGCATGACGTTGACGAAAAGCGGCAACAAGTACGAACCCAAGTTTGGTTGGCTCATCGGCACCACCAAGCTGAGCAAGACCGGCACGTATAGAATCATCGTCGAGATCTACACTACCGACAAGGTCTTGTTTGACAAGACGAGCGTGACTGCCTGGTTTAGTTTCTACGTGCAGAACATCGACTCGGCCGTGACGACGCACGTGCACGAATACCTGGGCACGCACATGGTGTATTACCATCGCCTCGTGCAAGATTTCCGGCTGACGCAGCAGTCGGACGATACGTCGCGGATGTACCTCAAGGTGACCATGGACGGCGTGCCCAGCACGTACCCGGCCACGTTGACGGATCAATGTTACGTGGTGGTCTACGGGTACAACATCGCGGCGCCATGGCAACCCATCAGTCAAGTCACCGACGTGTACGACGATCATCCGGTCATTCGACGAggcaccaccaccacctccaccagCAGCACCACCGAAACGACCACCAAGCCCACGCATACCGGGAGTCAAGAGAAACAGAAGAAGACCACGGTGACGCCCGCGATGCACGGGGACCTACCCACGCGTTCGGTGCATCTGTACTGCAATGCGGTGGAGAGCAGTATCGTGGGGACGCAGATCACCAATTTCTTTCCAGACCTGCCCTATAAAGACGAGCCCATCCGCTGGGAACCGGAACACGTGCAGTATCACCGGGTGCGCGGAGACACGGTGGAGATTGTCGAAGTGGAAGTGGCCGAGACGAACGGCGAGTTGATGACCTTGAACCCAGCGGGAGAGACGCAAGTGACGTTGCATTTCCAGGCATGAATCGGATCGTGTTGGTGAGCGATCCCACGGAAGAGTTTCCCACCAATACCGCCAGTTCGTTCAAAGTGCGCCTGCCCGTGCCTTTGACATTGAAGGGGGAAGGATGGAAGGTGGGGCTGGCGGCCATCTCCACCCCCGACGCCACCTTGGATTTGACGAGACTCACGACGGCCGTCAACCCTCGCGTGCTCGTCGTGGGAGTCAAGTTGGTGAGGAATTTGGGGCCCAACGACACCCCGGTCCACTATCAGTCCGTCGTCCAAATCAAGGAGGTGACCGACGATCCCAGCGTGGTGGATGGGGTGAGTCTGATGAAAGCCCTCATAGGCAAAGCGCAGTTTAACGAGGTGAAAGAAGCCCAATCGAAGAGTAAACGGCTCTACGACAAGTTTCGGGTCACGTACGAATGGGACGGCGAGGACCTGCGCATCTTGGCCAAGGAGTTGGACGACATCGCCTTGACGACCGGCATGGCGTTCGTGCAATGGCATGTGCACGTGAGCATGGCCAAGCTGATGGGGTGGCTGGTGCAAAACAAAGATAAGAGTTATGCCTTGGGCCCCAATCTCCGTTACGAGCTCCTTTACAAGACGAGTGATAATGGGAATTATTACCAAGACGTCAAGAACACGGAACTGAACAACCACGACCTTTGGAAAATAGAAAGCGAGCACTTGCAGTTGAGTCAGTGTATCAATTGGCGCTTCGTCAACTTGAACGTGGCCTTCCGAGAGGTGATGGGGAAACGCTTGCGCACCTTTCTGGTCTACTCGGACCTGGTGGACAGCAATATCGTCGGCAGTCAACTGCATGCCATGGTGCGCGAAGTGGAGCACCGACACCAAGGCAAGGGCGTGGCCTACTTTGAACCCTTGCACATCCAATGGTTACCGTGTCGGCGCGAGTACATGGAGGTGGTGGAGGTGATACTTGCCAAGAGTCAAGGAGAGTTGGTCCAGTTCGGCGCGGGACGCACCCTGATCACCTTCCTGTTCGAACGAGACGTATAAAAAAGGCGCGTGCCTCGGGCAATGTATCACATCATGTGGGGAGGCAGTCTGACGCGATACCGTCCACCACCCCTGCCACCGCAGGATGGTCGAGGACTGAAGACGGATCTACTGTTTGATGTGGGCGGACCCATTCTGTCCAATTTCGCGAAAGCCGGCGCGAAAGCCATGGGACAAGGgataaaagaaaacttgaaacGCAAGGCCCTTCCATTTCTCGCGACGGTGGCCAAGAGGAAGGCGACCTCGGTGGGTAAGAGAGTAGGGACGTCGTTGACCAAGAAAGGGGCGAAACGCTTACGCGACGTGCTGGGTGTGTGAGAGGATGCGTCCACGAAGGTTGGTGGTGCAATCCAGGCCTCGTTATCAACGGAGCGTGCCCTCGCCGTTTGCACGACAACGAGGGGGATGGATTAGTGCCAGCGTCCCCAAACCCCCGGGGTACGACTTGACGAAATGGTTGTTGGCCCAACAACGTCGAGGTCGCGCCCAGCGCGGTGGATGGTTCAATCCTCACATCCCCAAACCGCCAGGCTTCGGCCTGCCCAAATGGGTGGCGGCCAGGATGCGTATAAAACGACCACGCCGCCGCTGAGGAGACGCACTCCTCCTCCTTTGGCATCATGAGTAGTTTGGACATTTTCTCGGTCCCTCCGACCGACTACGATCTGCAGGGGTATAAGATGGTACCCTACCACAAATTGAGTACCAGCATCACGCCCATGAAGTTCTCGGTGCAGGCCTTGGAAGATTACGTGGATTTGAATCGCAGTTATTTCGTCATCGACCTGCGGTTGTATTCGTCGTCCCAGAACGGCATCGTGGCCGATGCCAATGCGGCGTCGGATGCCAACAACACCCGGTTCGTGTACGCCGTCAACAACTTGGCCCACACCATCTTCAAGCAGATCAACTTGCGGTTCAATGGCACCCTGATGACCGAACAGACCGACACGTACGCCTACTCGGCCTATTTCCAGACGCTGCTCAACTACCACCGCGACGATGGAGAAACGTTGTTGCAGCCTCAAGGTTGGGTCAATTTCTTGAACTTCACGGCTTCGCTGGCCGCCGCGGGCGTCAACGACGACATCAGTACCACGGCGAACTGGGCCCATGGGGACACCAACCTGCTCAAGACCCTGACAACGCCGTTCCGAAACAACAACGTGGTCCGTTTGGTCATGCGACCGTACCTGCCTGCCTTCCACACGGGCAAGATCATGGTGCccggggtggaaatgaattttGAGTTGCACTTCAACAGTCCCGATTTCTATACCTTTAGCACGCTGACCAGTGGTACCGGCGCCAAGCGGTACGTAACGTTGCGAGAGCAAGATGTGGACATCACCTTGCACTTGTGCCGACTGAACCTTAACCCGGATGTCTACGGGTCCCTGGAAACTCAGCGCAAGATCCGCAAGCAGGTGGTCAAGTACCCGGTGGTGTGTGATCAGATTCGCTCGTTCACGTTCAACGGGACCACCACCGTGTGGCAGCAAGATAATTTGTTCTTGGGCAGAGTCCCCCAGCGCATGATCGTGGGGATCTTGGACAGCACGGCCTTCAATGGGGACAAAGAAAAGTATCCGTTTGCCTTCCAGAAGAAAGGGGTGACGTCCGTGCGTCAGTTTATCGAGGGGGAAGAGTACCCGTACGTCACCCTGGAACTGAACGGGGCCAATAACCGCAAAGATCGACTGGGGTATTATCGGTTCTTGGAAGCCGCCGGGGCCGTGCCCAAACATCGCGAGTTCATGGTCAAACCGGACGAGTGGGGACAAGACAAGAATTGTACCTTGTTCATGTGGAACAACGTGCCCAGCGGGGATGCGGATGGGCGCAAACTCAATCCCAAGCAGACCGGCAACGTGCGTCTGGAGATCAAGTTCAGAGCGGCCCTGAATGCCAACATCACCATCTTGGTGTGGGGCGAATTTGAAGGCGTCATCTACATCGATCACTTGGGTGCCGTGACGTATGGT containing:
- the LOC140944571 gene encoding uncharacterized protein F54H12.2-like, which produces MVPYHKLSTSITPMKFSVQALEDYVDLNRSYFVIDLRLYSSSQNGIVADANAASDANNTRFVYAVNNLAHTIFKQINLRFNGTLMTEQTDTYAYSAYFQTLLNYHRDDGETLLQPQGWVNFLNFTASLAAAGVNDDISTTANWAHGDTNLLKTLTTPFRNNNVVRLVMRPYLPAFHTGKIMVPGVEMNFELHFNSPDFYTFSTLTSGTGAKRYVTLREQDVDITLHLCRLNLNPDVYGSLETQRKIRKQVVKYPVVCDQIRSFTFNGTTTVWQQDNLFLGRVPQRMIVGILDSTAFNGDKEKYPFAFQKKGVTSVRQFIEGEEYPYVTLELNGANNRKDRLGYYRFLEAAGAVPKHREFMVKPDEWGQDKNCTLFMWNNVPSGDADGRKLNPKQTGNVRLEIKFRAALNANITILVWGEFEGVIYIDHLGAVTYGNKV